The genomic region GAATGGTCATCAATCCATTGAGCGAggaaataatgcaaattgaaaaAACATAAAGAGATTATGTTTTTATTGCTACGAGAATGGACAAAAGGTCAGCTACCTTGCCAATTCTCACAATTACATGTCGTTACTGTACCTATAAATCTTATTATTAAAGTTTTTCTTTCTTGATAATTCGGGGGGAAGAGTAGAGCTAGAGATGGTAAACTATACAAGTTACCAAATAATTCATATCTTAGGGCTCCAGCGTATAGAGAGGACCTTGCCGTTAGAGAAAGAACCATAGAAATGAAGAAATCcataaaaatatatacattatatatatatatatatttttcttacttAAATGCAAGGTCGAATCCCTTGCCTACTTGGAAGGTGCCTAACTGAAAAGAATTATGGTTGGGAAGGTTAGAGTAGCAAAAGCCATTGGAATCTATATTTTATACACTAGAAAAATCAGTGTTATTCTTAACAAACCAAACAAGAAAATGATTGATCAAAAAATAGATTAGTCATTTATGAAGAATCTACTTCAATGACCAGAGTTAAACGTGGATATATAGCTTAAAAACGTCGAAAAAAGATTCTTGCATTTGTATCAGGCTCTCGGGGAGCCCATTCAAAACTTTTTAGGGTTGCTAACCAACAGAAGAGTAGAGCTTTAGTTTCCACTCACCGAGATAGACTAAAGTAGAAGAGAGATTTTCGTCGTTTGTGGATTACTCGGATTAATGCAGCATCCTGTGCGAATGGAGTTTCTTATAATAAATTCATACAATTTTTATACAAAAGGCAGTTGCTTACAAATCGTAGAACACTTGCGCAAATAGTTGTATTAAAAAATAATTGCTTCTCTATGATGTTAGAAAATATTCTTTTGTCATGCAATAGTTAAACCCAATCTCCCGGGGAAATTCTCCGGGAAACTAGAGACAATACAAAAATGAATTTGGACCCACTTAGATAATTCAATTATTCATTTTTGAATAATCCTTTTTATTTATAGAATTGTTAGATATCCCAGCTCCGATTAAATGTAGGAGCAAGTTGGCTCTAATTACTTTtcattttaaagaaagaaaaggtaTCAAACATAGAATACGAGCTTGTTTAACAACCCTAGCTATTAAGTGTTGTTGTTTCAACGCTAATCGATTCGTTCGGCGAGATAGTATTTTTCCTTGCTTGCTAATAAATCGATTAATTAAGCTAATATTTTTATAATCGATTTGCTCTCCAGGCCGAATTGTCGATAGATGTTTTCGAAAAGACTGCTGATTTGGGGAAAATCGCTTAGATGTATTTCGAAAAGATggcttagatctatttcaaaaatATGGCTTAGATCTATTTCGAAAATATGGCTTAGATCTATTCCGAAAATATGGCTTAGATCTATTCCAAAAAGAGGGAGATGTATTCTGAAAAGATGGCTTCATTTTATTCATAGTTTGTTTTATGGACCTTTCAAATACTGTTTTTTCAAAATATTTCGAAAAGAAATATTGACAGTGACATATTTTGTTAAAATACAAAGATAGAAAAATATCTTTGATATATTTCTATTCCTGGGTAAAAATGATAGATTCAATCTATATTTTTATTTCTCCATGAATAGTATGCTTGTAACAATAAGGACAAAATTTCTTTAATTCCAATCGAAGAGGAGTATTGCGTCGATTTTTTCGAGTCGTATATGTCGAAATACCCGGTGATTTTTTATTAACACTATCTTAAGTACAACTAGTACATTCTAAAGTAATTGTTACTCTTACATTTCCACCCTTGGCCATATAACTTACTTTGGATATTGTATCtacttcttttcttttcaatttggaaaaaagagaagaaagagaaaggaaTAGAAGTTTTTGAAGAATGATTAAAGATTTTATTACTTAATTCATTCtcgtaataaaatctttaattaaaaGTTTTCAGTAGTTTACTATTTGAGGAACTTTTGgatctatattttttattattattctaacTTCCCCCCCTTGAATTCTAAAGAGATTGaatctaatttattttctttatccaagaagaaaaggaaatgaatctaacatcattttttttctttccgGTTCGCGGGAGAGGAAAATGAAAGTCAAAATAAGGGAAAAATAAGGGCATCCGGGAAAAAACGATTTATCTCAATTAATAAACCAGCTAAAAATCCCAACGATAAAGTAGCTAATACAGGTGCTGTGGAAAGATATGTTTTTATATCTTGCATTGTTCGTAAGTTCTCCTTCTCAATCATGATGGATATATTATATGGTCAACTACATCCGTAGTTTATGAGTAACTGCAAACAGATATTTGCACAagttggtttttttttgtttttttttttaaatgcttataTGTACATACATAGGATTACCTACCAATGGAAACTGCAACCTTAGTCGCTATCTCCATATCTTATTTACTTGTTAGCTTTACTGGTTATGCCCTATACACCGCCTTTGGGCAACCTTCTGAACAACTTCGAGATCCTTTTGAAGAGCACGAGGACTAGTTGAAAAAAAATGACCTTCCCGATCGGGAAGgtcattttctctttttttattaTAAGTAAGAAGGaggattagaaaaatagaaaattatttcCCCCCTCTATCCAGAACTTTGGGGGGTTCTCGGAAGAAAATAGCGAAAAAAATTATCCCTAAGGTCGAAACCAAAAGGAATGTATAAACCAATGCTTCCATAGATTCGATCGTAGTTTATAATTAATAGAGATAGCTTTCGTACTAATTACAACATTTTCCATAAAAAAAGTGGAATCAAAAGATTTTGATTCCTGAGATGCCATTTCTCACTATTGCATTAACGAACGGAGCAATACCATATTATACCACTTGTCTTTTAGTAGTTGGATCTCCCAGTTTTTGGAATGCCCCAAATTCTACTTGAGCATCCAAATCCAGATCAATACCGGCAAAAACATCTCTGAATAGAGTTCTAGCACCATGCCAAATATGTCCAAAGCACATAATGTATTTGCACGGAATGTATTTGCACCATCACCGTCTTCAAATAAAGTGTTTTCCACGGTAGCACCGTGAATAGCACATAGAAGAGCAGCACCCAATACTCCGGCAACTCCCATCATATGAAATGGATTCAAGGTCCAATTATGAAAACCTTGAAAAAAGAGGATAAATCGAAAAATAGCTGCTACGCCGAAACTAGGCGCAAAAAACCAACCAGACTGGCCTAATGGATAGATCAAGAATACGGAAACAAAAATGTTTCAAGACCAGATATCTTTCCATCAAAGAGATCACCATATGTGTTCACAGCCATAAAAAGTAATCTGTCTCTAGGTCAGTTCCTGgataaaaaggaaatattttttttattttccttgtttttcttttctcttccgGAAAATAAAGTTCTTGTTTCACTAAGCTTGTCGCCACTGCTTTCAAGAACTTATCTTGTGATAGTAATTGTTCTTTTACATCGGCTAATTGTGTATTTAATTTCAATAGTGATTCTAAAATGAGGAATTTTTGAAGTCTAAACACCATTCTATCAAATTCTATAGAAATGATTTCAGACTCGTCATCCCTCCTATCTTCCAAATTTTGAGCAAGCAAGCTAGAAATTTGCTTATTTTCAAATGCTTTATTTAAAAGCGCAAACCTAtagaattcattttttatttttttatgtatttcaaaTAGTGCAAATTGAGCTGTTTTCAACCCTGTATCAATAATATCTTGTAGTATCTTAATAGTTTCTTTTGAATCtaaattcaaatattttatgaatttcGATCCTAGTGCAACCTTAAGGATATTAACAAGAGTATTGTTGTATGCTACTAATATTCTCAAcgctttattttaatatttattttttaaaaattctttgtaaaaatatttgccaGAAATTACTTTGTACAATAAAATTGAGACCTTTCAAACCATTTTGATGTCAAACATCATATGTTTTTTCTCTAAAACATCTATACTAGATAACTTCATGTTTATAGAACGCCAAGTGCCATTATCAATTAATAGTTCAATTCGCTCTGAACTAGTCATTTGCAGAGTTGCTCCACATTCTGCACAAACACCTTTTTGTTCTAGTAAAGATTTCTTATACATAAGGGTCTCACAATTCTCGCACAAAAACCAAAAATGCTTAAAACGTTCCGAATTGTATCCGCTTTCTACGGGGGTTGTTTCGATATATTCAGAATCCTTGTTTTCGTTTTCCTCACACATTTTCCTATATTTTTTCTACATATTGTTAATGTACAACTTTTAACAGATAAAATACAAATTTTGCTTCCTTTTTAttccatttttatttctttttttaagaAAAAAGAACTTAATCGGGAATTAATTCGATCTTATCGTCATAATTCATTTATTTGTTCAAATAGCgtactattatatatataatagtatTTCATTGTACATTTGATTCCTTGAATCAAATTCTGCttctgataaaaaaaaaaaaaggaagtctCCATCAGGTTCTTTCTGATCTGTCCAACGAATTCACGATGATTCATGAAAAATAATGAACAATTGACttaataaaatatctatttttaCATTTTTACATAATACGctattgtagtttttttttttttttactaaagcTCCGGACAAAGTCGATTCAAAATGAGCTTTTATATAGATATAGATTAGAAGAGATTTGAGCGGGATTTAATTTgttaaagataacaaattttgaaccTCCTTTGAGCGCGTGGCTAGAAGAGATTGAAGGCCCTTGCTCCCTGGGCCTGGATCTAGTGATCCAGTGACCTGATCGAATAATCcaaaaaatatatttctatattaGTAGGTAAGAGGTAAATTTCTTTCCTCTTGCCGAATTATCTATTCCCATCCATTCGGTATTCGGCTCAATCTTAAAAGAAAAGATTGGGCCGAGTTCGATTTGATTAAGGGACCAAACAAACGAAAGTCACTCGATTACAAGCGATCAATTGtatcaaattcaaatttgatttctTTCCATACTTCACAAGCAGAAGCTAGTTTAGGGCTCCATTTAGTAGCTTCGCGGATCACTTCATTACCTTCACACGCAAGATCACGTCCTTCATTACGAGCTTGTACACAAGCTTCTAAAGCGACCCGATTAGCCACTGCACCAGGTACATTTCCCCAAGGGTGCCCCAAAGTCCCTCCACCGAACTGTAATACGGAATCATCCCCAAAGATCTCGGTCAAAGCAGGCATATGCCAAACGTGAATACCTCCTGAAGCTACAGGTAGAACACTTGGCATAGAAACCCAATCTTGAGTGAAATAAATACCACGACTTTGATCTTTTTCAATAAAATCATCACGCAATAGATCAACAAAACCCAAAGTCACTTCCCGTTCTCCTTCAAGTTTACCTACTACAGTACCAGCGTGAATATGATCTCCACCAGACATACGTAGTGCTTTAACCAGTACACGGAAGTGCATACCATGATTTCTTTGTCTGTCAATAACTGCATGCATTGCACAGTGAATGTGAAGAAGTAGGCCGTTATCTCGGCAATAATGAGCCAACGAAGTATTTTCCGTAAAACCTCCAATCAGATAGTCATGCATGACTATAGGAACTCCCAATTCTCTGGCGAATACtgctcttttcatcatttcttcacatGTACCTACAGTAGCATTCAGGTAATGTCCCTTAATCTCACCCGTCTCAGCCTGAGCTTTATAAATTGCTTCTGCACAAAAGAAGAAATGATCTCTCCAGTGCATAAATGGTTGGGAATTCACGTTTTCATCATCCTTGGTAAAATCAAGTCCACCAAGGAGACATTCATAAACCGCTCTACCATAATTCTTGGCAGATAGACCCAATTTTGGTTTTATAGTACATCCCAACAAAGGATgaccatatttgtttaatttatctCTTTCTACTTGAATACCATGTGGTGGGCCTTGGAAAGTTTTTGAATAAGCAGGAGGAATTCGTAAATCTTCCAGATGTAGAGCTCGTAAGGCTTTTAATCCAAATACATTACCTACAATAGAAGTGAACAGGTTAGTAACAGAACCTTCTTCAAAAAGATCTAAAGGGTAAGCCACATAGGCAATAAATTGACTTTCCTCTCCAGGAACGGGTTCAATATCATAGCATCGCCCCTTGTAACGATCAAGACTGGTAAGTCCATCAGTCCAAACAGTCGTCCACATACCAGTGGAAGATTTGGCGGCTACTGCTGCTCCCGCTTCTTCGGGGGGTACTCCAGGTTGAGGAGTGACTCGGAATGCTGCTAAGATATTAgtatctttggtctgatattccgGAGTATAATAAGTTAATCTGTAATCTTTAACACCAGCTTTGAATCCGACACTTGCTTTAGTCTCTTTTTTTGGTGACATAAATAAGTCCCTCCCTATGAATTATTCAAGCCTTGACGGATGGAATAAAACTACTGCTAAAAGAGGATATTATTCCATCTAGGGGGGATATTTGGTTATTTAGTATTGGACCAGCGGTAATGGTCATACCTATTTTTTTAGGCTATTTAGTAATTCCCTTTGGTCGCCACATTATTTTAATGGATCTTAGTATAGGCATTTTTTTTTGGATTGCAATTTCAAGTATTGCTCCCCTTGGACTGCTTATAGCAGGATAtggatcaaataataaatattcttttTCAGGTGGTCTCCGAGCTGCTGCTCAAGCTATTAGTTATGAAATTCCTTTAGCTTTATGTGTGTTATCTATATCTCTACGTGTGATTCGTTGGAATATGAGATTcatttttccctctttttatttCTACTAATAACTAAAAAGAGGGAAAAAAAGAAGTGAATGGGATTCCTTCATTCCGATCAAAAAACTAGATAGTCATATGGGTGAGATCAAACAGTTTACAAATCTTGCAGTAAGATGATTAAGTCCCATCCCCCATGTACAAGAGTGAGAGCATGCACAATCAGTGAAAACTATCTACCCCAGTTCATATATTAGCCATTGGGGCCCAACAGCGGGGAGGCAAAGGAAAAAAGTATGAAGTTACTGTCCTATATACCAAAAATAAAGCAAAGGTAGATGGTGAGAAACACCAAGATATAAAAAAGAtttgtgaaaaaaaaagaaaaaaagaaactgATATCTAGACCAGAGATATTTCCATAGAAATGGGATAACAATAAGGACTTGACATTGGTAGGGATGATCAAGTAGTACTTCTCCAGAACCCCGATCTAGAATATCTTTCTATCTACTTAAAAAAATGGCTATCCAGAACGAAGTAATCCTTTCCACAGTTTTCTTTCTCCCACAAAAAAATACTGAAGGTTGAGATAGGCTCAAAAGCTCCTATTATTTGTAGCAGACGGAATCTCATTGGTTCGATTTATGAATATTCTGGTGCTTTTTTATTCTGTTCTTTATTTCTTAATGACCATTGAGAAGCTGTATGAAGTGAAAGTTTCACGTACGGTTTTGGAATAGAGATGAAAACAGTGATGTTTCTGTCGACTATAATTATCCAATAGTTCAAGTACAATTGATATAGTTGAAGCACAATGCAGATATGGTTTTTTAGGATGGAATTTGTGGCGCCAACCTATAGGGTTTCTAGCTTTTTTCATCTCATCTCTGGCAGAATGTGAGAGATTGCCCTTTGATTTACTAGAAGCGGAAGAAGAATTGGTAGCGGGTTATCAAACTGAATATTCGGGTATCAAATTTGGTTTATTTTACGTTGCTTCTTACCTAAATCTATTAGCTTCTTCATTCTTTGTAACAATTCTTTACTTGGGCGGATGGAacttatcaattccattcataccCATTCTGGAACATTTTGAAACGAATTCTATTTCTAGAATTAACGGGGTCGTTAATATAACAATCGGGATCCTAATTATATTAGCTAAAGCCTATCTGTTCTTATTTATTTCTATTACGGCAAGATGGACCTTGCCTAGGATAAGAATGGACCAATTATTGGATCTTGGGTGGAAATTTCTTTTACCTATTGCTTTGGGTAATCTGTTACTAACAGCTTCTTTCCAACTTATTTTATTGTGACTAACTCTCTTTTCTTCTTCGTGAAGAGGGTTGCAATATATCCAAATTTGATAAATCAAATCTATGAAGAGAAAGAAATTTCTATGAAATGATTATTCAAGGAGATTTTACACATGTTCTCCATGGTAACTGGGTTTATGAATTATAGTGAACAAGCAATACAGGCTGCGAGATACATCGGTCAAGGTTTTATGGTTACCTTATATCACATGAATCATTTACCTATTACTATTCAATATCCCTATGAAAAATTGATTCCATCAGAACGATTTCGCGGGAGGAtccactttgaatttgataaatgtatTACTTGTGAAGTATGCATCCGTGTATGCCCGATCAATCTACCTGTTGTGGATTGGAAAGTCGGAATAGATATTGGGAAAAAATGATTGGAAAATTATAGTATTGATTTTGGAATTTGTATCTTTTGTGGAAATTGTGTGGAATATTGCCCTACAAATTGTCTGGCGATGATTGAAGAATATGAACTTTCGACCTATGATCGTCATGAATTAAATTATGATCATATTGCTTTAGGACATTTACCAATATCGGTTGTTGAAGATTTAACAATTCAAACAATTCCGATCTGAACATATTAACTTAGTATGTCTGAAGAAACTACGGACAAATTTTATGTTTTAATCACTTCTACGATTATTCAGATTGAGCTCCGATCAAAGAGTAtctgataaataaaatatttttttttgacaaattgggaATTAATAATATTCCATTAATAATGTCACATGTGTGATTGATCAGAATCTATTATTGATCTATAGATTAATTAATCAGTGCCCATATCAAATGAAATTATAAATCCAGTATAGCATATAGGTAAATGGGGTAACTTTTTATTTAGTGAATGGGAGGAAATAATATTCAAACTTATTGTACACATAATGAATCGACCTGAATCGATATATGATCTTCTTTTGGCTCCTCTAACGCTAAGTCTTATAGTCGGAGGTATAGGAGTAGTATTACTTACTAATATAATTTATTCCGCTCTTTCATTGGGGCTAGTTCTTATTTGTATATCCTTTTCCTATATTATATTGAACACGGATTTCGTAGCTGTTGCACAAATCCTGATCTACATAGGAGTTGTTAATATTTTGATTCTATTTGCCGTGATGTTGATGAATAATCCAAAATATCCTAATTATGCCCCTCCCTGGACCATCGGAGATAGCATTAGTTCAATAGTTTGTACAAGTCTTTTTTGTTCATTAATTACTATTATCTTGAACATATCATGGTTCGGAATATCTCTGACTCAAAAATCAGATCAAATGTTAGAACGAGATTTAACAAACAATATTCAACGTATTGGGGCTCATTTATTGACTAATTTTTTCCTTCCATTCGAACTTATTTCTATAATTCTTCTAGTCGCTCTTATAGGAGCCATTACTATAGCTCATCAAGAAGAAACAGTTTGAAAATGAAAGCTCTCCTGTGCATTAGTAGCAGAAATACGCTGTTTTATCTTCATAGATCGTGAAAGAATCATTTTCTTCTTTTGATAATGCAAAATTAGAAACTTATTATAACTTTTGTTTGTATCTGAAGAGGTTAAGGTATGAGGAGTTTCTTTATTATGCTTGAACATGCACTTATTTTAGGTGCTTATTTATTCTCTATCAGTATTTATGGACTAGTAACAAGTCAAAACATGGTTAAAGCACTTATGTGTCTTGAGCTAATACTCAATGCGGTTAATTTAAACCTAGTAACATTCTCAATTTTTTTTGATAGTAGGCAAGTAAAGGGGGATATATTCTCGATCTTTGTTATAG from Cryptomeria japonica chromosome 3, Sugi_1.0, whole genome shotgun sequence harbors:
- the LOC131045141 gene encoding ribulose bisphosphate carboxylase large chain-like — protein: MSRRDLFMSPKKETKASVGFKAGVKDYRLTYYTPEYQTKDTNILAAFRVTPQPGVPPEEAGAAVAAKSSTGMWTTVWTDGLTSLDRYKGRCYDIEPVPGEESQFIAYVAYPLDLFEEGSVTNLFTSIVGNVFGLKALRALHLEDLRIPPAYSKTFQGPPHGIQVERDKLNKYGHPLLGCTIKPKLGLSAKNYGRAVYECLLGGLDFTKDDENVNSQPFMHWRDHFFFCAEAIYKAQAETGEIKGHYLNATVGTCEEMMKRAVFARELGVPIVMHDYLIGGFTENTSLAHYCRDNGLLLHIHCAMHAVIDRQRNHGMHFRVLVKALRMSGGDHIHAGTVVGKLEGEREVTLGFVDLLRDDFIEKDQSRGIYFTQDWVSMPSVLPVASGGIHVWHMPALTEIFGDDSVLQFGGGTLGHPWGNVPGAVANRVALEACVQARNEGRDLACEGNEVIREATKWSPKLASACEVWKEIKFEFDTIDRL